DNA sequence from the Leptospira perdikensis genome:
TGGAATAACCAAGTAATGTGAGAAGAGCTGCAATGATGGGAACACTTGGTTTGATTTGTAAAAAACCAATGAGTGCCAATGTCATTAAGATATCATGAACAAGCGCGATAGAAGATGCCAAAGCAAACTTAAACTGCGAACGAATACTCAAATACAAAAGAATGATGGCAAGAGTAGTGAGAAGGAGTGTAATTCCGACTTCAGTTAATTCACCACCTACTACCGCTCCCACTTGATCAGCTGACAAAACTTTTTCCTTCGGCAATTTGTATTCATACCGAAGAAGTTGGACAAACCGGTCAATAGCTGAAGTAGAAGATTCCCTATTTGCTTCAGGAATTTCTTTATACAAAGATTCAATGGTGTCTAGAGATCCAAGTCCGATATCCAATTGGTAAATGTTTTTCTCTTTTTCCAAAAGAATGACAACCGCTTCAATGTTTTTGGATTGGAAGTATCCATCTAAATCGCTACGAGTTTTGTCGGCGGGAAGTTCTACAACTGTCCGAAGTCCACCGTTAAAATCGAGAGAGTGAGCAAACCCACCATACTTAGCGAAGGTAACAACAAATCCGAAAACAATCGCAAGAAATGAAAAACTAAGGGTAAAGTATTTATACTTTGTAAAATTGATGTTATGCATGAGTAGTCTCCTTTTTCCCAAAGAAGAAAGGTCTTAAATTCAAGTGATGGATGCCGATTCGATTCACAGCCAATTCCATAAACAATCGAGAGAGGAAAAGGGAAGTAAAAAGAGTCGTGACAATACCCCAACAGAGTGTGATCGCAAAACCTTTGATCGGTCCATTTCCAAGACGAATCATGAGAATCCCTGCAATGAGTGTGGTGACGTTTGCATCCATAATGGTCCAGAACGCATTTTCAAAACCACGAGTGACTGCAATGGAAAGTGCCCTACCCTCTTCGATTTCTTCTCGAATCCGTTCATAGATAATTACGTTTGCATCCACTGCCATACCGGCAGTCAATATGATCCCCGCAATCCCCGGTAAAGTGAGAGTAAAATCCATTAAAGTAAGAAGTGCCGCTAATATGATGATGTTCACAAGAAGTGAAAGGTCAGCAATGAATCCACCCAAACGGTAATAGAAAATCATATAAGCCATTACGAGGAAAAATCCAATGGCAACCGCTTTCAAACCCACTTCAATTGATTCAATCCCAAGAGTCGGCCCAATGAATCGCATTTCTAAAACAGAAAGTGGAATAGGAAGTGCTCCTTCAGAGATCACGTTAGCCAATCGAATGGCTTCCTGTTCAGAAAAACTTCCAGAAATTTCAGCACGGCCTCCTGCAATTGGGTCGTTGATCACTGGATTGGAGATTACCTTATCCCCCCAAACAATTGCTAGGTTTCGTCCACGGTTCTCTGAAGTAAGATCAAAAAATTTCTCAGCACCATTTGGTGTGAGTGTAAAACTCACCATCCATCCATACGAATTGGAATTGTAGGATGGTTGTGCGTTGGTCATATCATTCCCGGAAAGGGCGATTTTACGTTCCAAAACTACAAAACTACGAGGGAGTAAGTTTGATTTTGCAGAATTTCCACGAGCCCACATCGCATAGATTTTAAAGTCTGGTGGGATATTATACTTTTTCTCTAGGTTTTCTAAAAACTCATCTTGGGCTTTTTTCCCTGCTTTGTTTTTCACAAGCTCTTGAAAGAGATAAATATCAGTGTTTTCTCTTTTACCCAAATCCATCATACGACGTTCGCTGTCAGCAATTTGGCCCTTAAATACAAATGGAGTTGGTTCTTCTAAACGATACTCCACAGTTTCCGTGTTCTGTAAAATTTCTAAGATGGCCGCAGAATTAGAAACACCAGGAAGAGATACTTCAATCGCATCCTGTTCTTTCTGGATACGAACTTGTGGTTCTGTTAAGTTTTGAGTGGTTAGACGATTATCGATAATCATCTTTGCTTTTTCTAATTCTACAATTTTACGCATGGGAGAAAGATCAAAACTAGATTCAATTTCAGCGAGTCTAGATTTTGCTTTTTCTTTATCCTCAACCTTGGATGCCGGGTTGTTTAAAGTTAGTTTTAATTCGTTAAGTTCTTTTGCGTAAAGGTCTTTGAGTTTGGAAGTATAATCATCAAAGTCTCCTTTGAGAACCACTCGCATACCACCCTGTAAGTCGAGACCCAATTTAATCGATAGAGATTTACCACCGCGAATCGTTTCTTCAATCCAAGTAGGTTCTAATTTGTTTTTAGATTCACTTACAAAAGACTGATTCTCTTGCGAGATTTGGTTGATCTTTGCGGAAGTGATAAACCTTCCTTTCACTGTGTAATATGGATTTTCTTTTGGAGGAAGAATTCCTTGTGGTTCAATGGTCCAACCTGAACCTTTACCATAATCTTTCGCCCAACGTTCAAAAAGTGCATTCACTAATGTTTTTTGATCTGCTTCAGGAAGTGCATACACATCCTCTCTAACAACGATCTTTAACGTGCGATCGGCAAAGTTCGGATACAAGATTGTAAAAGAAACCGCCAGAATCAAAAAAGGAAGAATCAATAGTCGATACGATTGCAAGTTAGTTTGCTCCTAAAATTATTATCTTCTATAAGAACGACTGCTAGATCCCGGGCGAGCAGATCTAAGTCTGTAAAAAGCAAAGAGTATGATAATCCCAAGGATCATCATCGCTTTTTTATATTTAGCAAAAAAATCAGAGAAATTAAAGAGTGATTTTCCAGATTCTTTGTTGGTGGAAGGATTCGATTCAATAGGAGAACCTTCCGTTTTTCCAATTTTTAAATCTGCAGAAAAACCAGGAAGACCTGACGGCTCCACTGCAACATTGGAATCCATCCACAAACCATTACTGACAACTTCCTCTTCTTCCGTTACCGGAACTTGTTTTTCTAAACTAGGAAGGGATTTTTCAGTAACATTTGGATTCACAGCCAAATTAGTATTTTGTGGAAGTGTTTCCGAAGTTACCAGCTGACTTTGTTTGGATTTCTTTTTCGATTTCTTCTTTTTTCCCGTAGTGGGTGCTGTCGTAGTCACAACATTGGTTTGTTTTTTTGTTGTGGTAGTAACTGTTTCCTCTTTCGGTTTGGTGGTAGTCGACTTTGGTTTAT
Encoded proteins:
- the secF gene encoding protein translocase subunit SecF; amino-acid sequence: MHNINFTKYKYFTLSFSFLAIVFGFVVTFAKYGGFAHSLDFNGGLRTVVELPADKTRSDLDGYFQSKNIEAVVILLEKEKNIYQLDIGLGSLDTIESLYKEIPEANRESSTSAIDRFVQLLRYEYKLPKEKVLSADQVGAVVGGELTEVGITLLLTTLAIILLYLSIRSQFKFALASSIALVHDILMTLALIGFLQIKPSVPIIAALLTLLGYSINDKIVVFDRIRENAHGKDNLALSNIINVSITQTLGRTINTSFTTMISVVAIIVGGAVELYDFAFVLLFGVIVGTYSSIYIAAPISEIYDQLRKKRFA
- the secD gene encoding protein translocase subunit SecD, with translation MQSYRLLILPFLILAVSFTILYPNFADRTLKIVVREDVYALPEADQKTLVNALFERWAKDYGKGSGWTIEPQGILPPKENPYYTVKGRFITSAKINQISQENQSFVSESKNKLEPTWIEETIRGGKSLSIKLGLDLQGGMRVVLKGDFDDYTSKLKDLYAKELNELKLTLNNPASKVEDKEKAKSRLAEIESSFDLSPMRKIVELEKAKMIIDNRLTTQNLTEPQVRIQKEQDAIEVSLPGVSNSAAILEILQNTETVEYRLEEPTPFVFKGQIADSERRMMDLGKRENTDIYLFQELVKNKAGKKAQDEFLENLEKKYNIPPDFKIYAMWARGNSAKSNLLPRSFVVLERKIALSGNDMTNAQPSYNSNSYGWMVSFTLTPNGAEKFFDLTSENRGRNLAIVWGDKVISNPVINDPIAGGRAEISGSFSEQEAIRLANVISEGALPIPLSVLEMRFIGPTLGIESIEVGLKAVAIGFFLVMAYMIFYYRLGGFIADLSLLVNIIILAALLTLMDFTLTLPGIAGIILTAGMAVDANVIIYERIREEIEEGRALSIAVTRGFENAFWTIMDANVTTLIAGILMIRLGNGPIKGFAITLCWGIVTTLFTSLFLSRLFMELAVNRIGIHHLNLRPFFFGKKETTHA
- a CDS encoding SRP-less Sec system protein, producing MKRFFFISLIFFFSVSLFAQEGLDFLDKVNDKPKSTTTKPKEETVTTTTKKQTNVVTTTAPTTGKKKKSKKKSKQSQLVTSETLPQNTNLAVNPNVTEKSLPSLEKQVPVTEEEEVVSNGLWMDSNVAVEPSGLPGFSADLKIGKTEGSPIESNPSTNKESGKSLFNFSDFFAKYKKAMMILGIIILFAFYRLRSARPGSSSRSYRR